The Capsicum annuum cultivar UCD-10X-F1 unplaced genomic scaffold, UCD10Xv1.1 ctg81671, whole genome shotgun sequence genomic interval ACAATGTAGATTGCTGATGAAAACAGTGGGGGTTTTCCAAATGCAAAGAATAATGGAATGACCGATACACATTGTGAAAGCAAGCGCAAAATGAAAGCTCCAAGTTTGGTTGCAAGGCTCATGGGTTTGGAATCGATGCCAGCAGGATCAGTCAGTAAGCCCCAAAAGGCTTCAGCTTCTGAAACTTGGAGCAATGTGGCAGACAAACTTGGTGCTCGAGTTGGCGGATCTGATAAAGAAGATATGGATTTTGAGATGGCCGAAATAAAGAGTTCAGAA includes:
- the LOC124895380 gene encoding uncharacterized protein LOC124895380, whose protein sequence is MTDTHCESKRKMKAPSLVARLMGLESMPAGSVSKPQKASASETWSNVADKLGARVGGSDKEDMDFEMAEIKSSELGLQRFRAKCALTYATTYFSPLEDEADLVGNSLDHHSTDSYLSGSPNSSSKDKVLAESVLC